A genome region from Blochmannia endosymbiont of Polyrhachis (Hedomyrma) turneri includes the following:
- the cysK gene encoding cysteine synthase A — translation MNKIYTDNSMTIGNTPLVRLNHIGNGYILAKIESRNPSFSVKCRIGANMIWDAEKRNILQKNTQIIEATSGNTGIALAFVAAARQYKLTLTMPDTMSQERQILLKALGANLILTDGRLGMTGAINKAQDMIEKNKNYLMLKQFSNPANPKIHEQSTGPEIWKDTNGDIDIFIAGVGTGGTITGVGRYFKHIQKKHITIVAVEPKNSPVITQTLNGEKLQPGPHKIQGIGAGFIPENLDLTLIDKVLTVTNEQAFLTAKTLMKKEGIISGISSGAVIAAALELQKNKNYNNKKIVAILPSSGERYLSTALFSERITHNKTHTL, via the coding sequence ATGAACAAAATTTACACAGATAACTCTATGACAATCGGTAATACCCCACTTGTGCGTTTGAATCACATAGGAAACGGCTATATCTTAGCAAAAATCGAATCTCGAAATCCTAGTTTTAGCGTTAAATGTCGTATTGGTGCTAACATGATATGGGACGCAGAAAAACGCAATATTCTACAAAAAAACACACAAATCATTGAAGCAACCAGTGGAAATACAGGTATCGCTCTCGCTTTTGTAGCCGCAGCTCGACAATACAAACTAACTTTAACCATGCCAGATACCATGAGTCAAGAAAGACAAATACTTCTAAAAGCATTGGGCGCTAATTTGATATTAACCGATGGGCGGCTAGGAATGACAGGAGCCATTAATAAAGCACAAGACATGATCGAAAAAAACAAAAATTATTTAATGTTAAAACAATTTAGTAACCCAGCTAACCCAAAAATTCATGAACAATCTACCGGCCCTGAAATATGGAAAGATACAAACGGAGATATAGATATTTTTATTGCTGGAGTAGGAACAGGTGGTACTATTACTGGTGTTGGCCGATATTTCAAACATATTCAAAAAAAACATATCACAATCGTAGCAGTTGAACCAAAAAACTCCCCAGTAATTACACAAACTCTAAATGGAGAAAAACTACAACCCGGACCACATAAAATACAAGGTATTGGAGCTGGATTCATCCCTGAAAATTTAGACCTAACCTTAATCGACAAGGTACTTACTGTAACTAATGAACAAGCTTTTCTAACAGCAAAAACACTAATGAAAAAAGAAGGAATAATATCTGGAATCTCTTCAGGTGCAGTAATAGCTGCCGCATTAGAATTACAAAAAAATAAAAATTATAACAATAAAAAAATAGTAGCTATTCTTCCATCCTCTGGAGAACGATATCTTAGTACTGCATTATTCTCAGAGAGAATAACACATAATAAAACACATACTCTATAA
- the ligA gene encoding NAD-dependent DNA ligase LigA, with product MNDVKNFIKVLRDRLRNWEYLYYVENDSVVSDEEYDYHMEALRILEMKYPDLITIDSPTNRIGGKLKSGFCQFHHTIPMLSLDSIFDESSLLNFDKRVRKRLQYKDDQEICYCCELKIDGVGVHLVYKNGILISASTRGDGHIGEDVTDNVRTIRAIPLFLRKDKFFPELLEVRGEVFMSNDAFLKLNKLFIQSGVKTFSNPRNAAAGSLRQLNSSVTHERSLDFFCYHLVSVVLSDDKMSLSDSHYNRLQQCAIWGLPILRRYNQICTGIHAVLQYYKQVQQDRELLGFNIDGIVIKVDSICSQNNLSVSLRAPRWAIGYKFSAKRFVARICDIRFQVSRMGVLIPVASIIPIVISGVVIRSVNLHNIDFIRRLDLMIGDFVIIQRIGDVIPKIIHVVFSKRIFHECRPIMYPENCPVCSSVLYQICCKKRVILRCNAGLNCFAQRKEILKHFVSRKAMNIVGMGDKIIDRLIKVGLLSTQVDFFKLKIENLVSVDGVKFDLANRLLHAIEISKKTTLSRFIYALGIPNVGECTANILAKHYGTLECLISAEIISLLAIRNIGDIVAYNVFNFFRNNHNICIVNELLSSDFGVRFMDG from the coding sequence ATGAATGATGTTAAAAATTTTATTAAAGTATTACGTGATCGTTTACGTAATTGGGAGTATTTATATTATGTGGAAAACGATTCAGTAGTATCTGATGAAGAATATGATTATCATATGGAAGCTCTTCGTATTTTAGAAATGAAATACCCTGATTTAATTACTATAGATTCTCCTACTAATCGTATAGGAGGAAAATTAAAAAGTGGTTTTTGTCAATTTCATCATACTATACCTATGCTATCGTTAGATAGCATTTTTGATGAATCTTCATTGTTAAATTTTGATAAACGTGTTCGTAAGCGATTGCAATATAAAGATGATCAAGAGATTTGTTATTGTTGCGAATTAAAGATAGATGGGGTAGGAGTTCATTTAGTATACAAAAACGGTATATTGATATCTGCATCGACTCGTGGGGATGGTCATATAGGAGAAGATGTGACTGATAATGTACGTACTATTCGTGCTATTCCGTTATTTTTAAGAAAAGATAAATTTTTTCCTGAATTGTTGGAAGTCAGGGGGGAAGTGTTTATGTCTAATGATGCTTTTCTTAAATTAAATAAATTATTTATACAAAGTGGAGTTAAAACTTTTTCAAATCCTAGAAATGCTGCTGCTGGTTCTTTGCGTCAGTTAAATTCTTCTGTTACTCATGAACGTTCTTTAGATTTTTTTTGTTATCATCTTGTTAGTGTCGTATTAAGTGATGATAAAATGAGTTTATCTGATAGTCATTATAACAGGTTACAACAGTGTGCTATTTGGGGTTTACCTATATTGAGAAGGTATAATCAAATCTGCACGGGTATTCATGCAGTGTTGCAATATTATAAACAAGTACAACAAGATCGTGAATTATTAGGATTTAATATAGATGGGATAGTTATTAAGGTAGATTCTATTTGTTCACAAAATAATTTGAGTGTTTCGTTACGTGCTCCTCGATGGGCTATAGGATATAAGTTTTCTGCTAAGCGATTTGTAGCTAGAATTTGTGATATACGGTTTCAAGTTAGTCGAATGGGAGTACTAATACCCGTAGCGTCTATTATTCCAATTGTAATTTCAGGTGTTGTGATTCGTAGTGTTAATTTACATAATATTGATTTTATTCGTCGTCTTGACCTAATGATTGGTGATTTTGTGATTATACAGAGAATAGGTGATGTTATTCCGAAAATTATACATGTGGTGTTTTCAAAGCGTATTTTTCATGAATGTCGTCCAATAATGTACCCGGAGAATTGTCCGGTTTGTAGTTCTGTGTTATATCAAATTTGTTGTAAGAAACGTGTGATTTTACGTTGTAATGCCGGCTTAAATTGTTTTGCTCAGCGAAAGGAGATTTTAAAACATTTTGTATCTCGTAAAGCGATGAATATTGTTGGAATGGGGGATAAAATTATTGATCGATTGATTAAAGTTGGTTTGCTGAGTACCCAAGTGGATTTTTTTAAATTAAAAATAGAAAATTTGGTGAGTGTAGATGGTGTTAAATTTGATTTAGCTAATCGTTTATTGCATGCGATTGAGATTTCAAAAAAAACTACTTTATCGCGTTTTATATATGCTTTAGGTATTCCTAATGTTGGAGAATGCACAGCAAATATTTTAGCAAAACATTATGGCACTCTTGAATGTTTAATTAGTGCGGAAATTATTTCTTTATTAGCTATTAGAAATATTGGGGATATCGTGGCATATAATGTGTTTAATTTTTTTAGAAATAATCATAATATTTGTATAGTAAATGAGTTACTTAGTTCTGATTTTGGTGTTCGATTTATGGATG